GATACGGAAAATAAATACGTAGCTAAAGTAAAAGAATACGCTGCTAAAGAAAATGCTGTTGTCGTTACTATCTCTGCTAAAGTAGAATCTGAAATCGCTGAACTCGATGAAGACGAAGCTAAAGAATTCTTAGCAGATTTAGGTTTAGATGAATCTGGTCTTAACAAACTCATCAAAGCTGCTTTCAGATTGCTTGGTCTCATGACTTTCTTGACTGCTGGTGAAGATGAATGCCGTGCTTGGACAATTAAAATCGGCACAAAAGCACCACAGGCTGCTGGCAAAATCCATTCCGATATCGAACGTGGCTTTATCCGCGCTGAAATCGTATCTTATGATGATTTAGTTGCAGCAGGCAGTGTAGCAGTTGCTCGAGAAAAAGGTCAAGTTCGCGTCGAAGGTAAAGATTACGTTATGCAAGATGGCGATGTAACTCATTTCCGCTTTAACGTTTAATTTTAATCTTTAAAAACTCTTAGTTTAATCAATCATTAAATAGTTTGTTTGATATATCTATATTGTTCAAGCTATTTAATGATTTTCACACCAATATTTACACAATATATAAACAAATAAAAATTTTATTAAAAGAGGTGGATTTATCATGCGTAAGTTTAAAATTTTAGGATTGATGACTGTTTTTTGTTTGCTCTTGTCTTGTAGTATGGCTTTCGCTCAAGAAGTCAGAACTATTTCCGTTGATGGTACATCTGTGATAAAAACAATGCCAGACCAAGCTACTATCAATATCAGCATTGAAAACACAGCTAAAGATGCCAAAGAAGCATCTGCTAAAAATGCTATCGTTATGAACAGAATTCAAAAAGATATATTAGCTTTATCCATAACAAAGGATAAAATAAAAACTACCAACTATAATCTTTACCCTGTTTATAATCGCAAAGACAACGGCACTCAAGAAATCACAGGATACAACGTTTCCAATCAAATAACTGTTACTGTAGATAATATTGACCTCGTCAGCACCGTTATTGATACAGCTATCAATGCTGGTGCAAATAGTGTAAATTCAATTGAATTCGGTTTAAAAGACTCTCAATCATTTAAAGACAAAGCATTAGTCCAAGCAATAAACAATGCTAAGCGCAAAGCAGATATCATTGCTAGTACCTTGGGTAAAAATGTCACAAATGTCGTAAATGTAAATTCTAATAATAGCTATATTGAAGCAAGAACCTTTAATAGCTTAATGTATGCTAAATCTGCTGATGCTGGCATTGGCGGTGTTTCATCACCAATTCAAGCAGGCGATATCAGCGTAAAGGCTAATGTTTCCATTGTATTTGAAATAAATTAATATAAAAATTAAAGACGTTAGCTATCATCAATATTTTTAGCTAACGTCTTTTTATCGCTTTCATATTCATATTTAATCAATACTAATATTTTTACAGGTGTTTTATGATATCTTATAAATTCTTTAATCAATTACCCAAAGAAGCCATGTACATTCGTGAAACCGTCTTCATCAAAGAACAAGGCTTTCACAATGAGTTTGATGATATCGACGCAAAAGCCATTCATTTAATCATCTACATCGATGATAATGCTGTAGGCAATGTAAGAACTTTCGTCGATGAAAAAGAGCCTTTTACTTATATCATAGGCAGATTAGCTGTCTTAAAAGATTATCGCAAGCTTCATTTAGGGCAGAAATTAATCCAATTAATCGAAACTAAAATAAAAAAATTAGGCGGTAAGAAAGCTATATTATCAGCGCAATGCCAAGCACAAAAATTTTACGAAAAGCTCGGTTATATCGCTAGCGGTGATGTATATCTTGATGAACATTGCCCTCACATCCATATGGAAAAAATTTTATTATAAAAAAGGAGAGGATTTTTATGAAAAAAGTCATTGCTGTTATCTGCATTTTAGTAATCGGTTTTATCGGTGGTTTTTATTTATCTAATTCATCACTGTTTAACTCATCTAACAATCAAAAACCATCTACAGCTTCTAATACTCCATCAACTACGACTTCAAATAAACCAGCAACAAACAATGGTAATATTACAGAAGACGATGCTAAAACCATCGCATTACATGACGCTAAGGTCAGCCCTAATGGCATTTACAATATGCGCTCTCATGCAGAAAATTATTACGGCGTTGATATTTATGATGTAGAATTTGATACAGAAGATAAACAATTCAACTACAATATTGACAAACAAAACGGCGATATTTACTCCATGGATTATGAAGTAGATGACCGCTATTTACGCAATCTTCCAGACAATCCTATTTCTGAACAAGAAGCTATTGATTTAGTAGTGCAAAATATCTCTGGTGCACAAGCAAGCGATATTAAACTTCGCCGTGACCACGACGACCACTATACAGAATATGAAGGTCAAGCTATTATAAACAACATACGATATGAATTTACCATAAATGCTGATAAAGGCATAATCAAAGAATGGGATGTAGACTATAAAACACACTAAAAGGATTTAATTTTACATGACAATTTTATGGATTTTTTTTGAAGTAGCTGGTACTATTGCCTTTGCTATATCAGGTGCATTAGTGGGAATTTCTCGCCGTATGGATATTTTTGGTATTTTAGTATTAGCACTCAGTACAGCTATCGGTGGCGGTATTATCCGCGATGTTCTCGTCGGCAATATTCCGCCTAATTCTTTTAAATCACCACTATATATAGCCTTAACAGCTTTAACCACCCTAATTATCTTTATAATATACCGCCAAAAATTATTAAATTACCGTTCTAAACAAAAAATACGCAAATATTATTTAGTAGCTGATACATTAGGCTTAGCATCATTCACAGTAACAGGAACGACTATTGGTTTTAGCACATATCCTCAATATCCGCTTTTATCTATAACATTAGGACTTGTTACAGCCATTGGCGGTGGCATTATCCGCGATATCTTAGCCCAGCGTATACCATCTGTCTTACAAGAAGAAATTTACGCTCTACCAGCAATACTTGGCGCATGTGTATATCTTTTAATAGCTAATTTCAATTTATTTTTAGCTGTGCCAATTTCATTTTTAGCTGTGTTCATCATTCGTATTATTGGTATTTACTACCGATTAAATTTACCTAAAGTCAATTAAGAAAGAGTCTATCATGCTGAAAAAAATTTTATTATCTACATTTTTGACAATATCACTTATTCTTTTTAATTTTTCAGAGCCAACTTATGCTGAAAAAATTGATAATGTGCAACCTGGCAATGCTTATCTCGCTGAAGATAGCATTTTATCTTTTAAACTACTAGATAAATTAGATAGCAATACCGCCAAAAAGTTTGATACAATTAGATTTGTTTTAGTCAAAGACATCACTGTAAAAAATAAAATTGTAATCCCTAAAGACACTGTTTTATCAGCAGTCATCACTAAAACCCATAGTAGCCGTATTCTTGGCCAAAGTGGTATAATTCGCCTTAAAATAAATGATTACAAAATAAATGATACCCATACACTTCATTTTAAAGATGATTTAAAATTTAAAGGTGGTCATAATTACGCTAACGCAGCTGCTAGTATTATCATTCCATTTTCAGGATTACTATTTAAAGGAAAAGAAGTTCAATATCCACCCGGTACTGTAATCGAATATAAATTAAATGACAATCTCGATTTAGGCATAAACGAAGCGCAATTACTATCTATTCTGCCTTAAACAAAAAGCCCAGTAACGAATAAATTTCTCATCATTACTGGGCTTTATTTATAAATCAAGTTGTAAACTCACTGGACAATGGTCACTGCCAAAATATTCATTGTGAATACCCGCTTGCTTTATCTTATCTTGCAAACTATTGGATACGATAAAATAATCAATTCTCCATCCCGCATTGTTTTCACGTGCTTTGCGCATATATGACCACCAACTGTATATACCCGTTTTATCTGGATATAAATAACGGAAACTATCTGTAAAACCAGCCGCAAGTAGTTCAGTCAGTTTATTGCGTTCTTCATCAGTAAAACCGGCACTCCGACGATTTGTCTTAGGATTTTTTAAATCGATTTCCGTATGTGCAACATTTAAATCACCACAAATTACCACAGGTTTTTGTTCATTCAATTTAGTTACATAAGCACGAAAATCATCTTCCCAAACCATGCGATAATCAAGGCGTTCTAATTCTCGTTTAGAATTTGGCGTATATACACATACCATATAATATTTTTCAAATTCTAATGTTATTACACGTCCTTCATGGTCATGTTCATCAATTCCTAAACCATAAGACTCTGAAATAGGTTTTTGTTTAGTGAATATTGCCGTTCCTGAATAACCTTTTTTATCAGCACTGTTCCAATACTGATAATAACCAGGCAAATCCAATTGCAATTGATGCGGTTGCATCTTCGTTTCTTGCAGGCAAAAAACATCTGCATCTAAATCATTAAAGGTATCCATAAAACCTTTATTCATGCACGCTCTAAGTCCATTTACATT
The window above is part of the Megamonas hypermegale genome. Proteins encoded here:
- a CDS encoding SIMPL domain-containing protein, which gives rise to MRKFKILGLMTVFCLLLSCSMAFAQEVRTISVDGTSVIKTMPDQATINISIENTAKDAKEASAKNAIVMNRIQKDILALSITKDKIKTTNYNLYPVYNRKDNGTQEITGYNVSNQITVTVDNIDLVSTVIDTAINAGANSVNSIEFGLKDSQSFKDKALVQAINNAKRKADIIASTLGKNVTNVVNVNSNNSYIEARTFNSLMYAKSADAGIGGVSSPIQAGDISVKANVSIVFEIN
- a CDS encoding GNAT family N-acetyltransferase encodes the protein MISYKFFNQLPKEAMYIRETVFIKEQGFHNEFDDIDAKAIHLIIYIDDNAVGNVRTFVDEKEPFTYIIGRLAVLKDYRKLHLGQKLIQLIETKIKKLGGKKAILSAQCQAQKFYEKLGYIASGDVYLDEHCPHIHMEKILL
- a CDS encoding PepSY domain-containing protein, encoding MKKVIAVICILVIGFIGGFYLSNSSLFNSSNNQKPSTASNTPSTTTSNKPATNNGNITEDDAKTIALHDAKVSPNGIYNMRSHAENYYGVDIYDVEFDTEDKQFNYNIDKQNGDIYSMDYEVDDRYLRNLPDNPISEQEAIDLVVQNISGAQASDIKLRRDHDDHYTEYEGQAIINNIRYEFTINADKGIIKEWDVDYKTH
- a CDS encoding trimeric intracellular cation channel family protein, with amino-acid sequence MTILWIFFEVAGTIAFAISGALVGISRRMDIFGILVLALSTAIGGGIIRDVLVGNIPPNSFKSPLYIALTALTTLIIFIIYRQKLLNYRSKQKIRKYYLVADTLGLASFTVTGTTIGFSTYPQYPLLSITLGLVTAIGGGIIRDILAQRIPSVLQEEIYALPAILGACVYLLIANFNLFLAVPISFLAVFIIRIIGIYYRLNLPKVN
- a CDS encoding exodeoxyribonuclease III; this encodes MLKLVSWNVNGLRACMNKGFMDTFNDLDADVFCLQETKMQPHQLQLDLPGYYQYWNSADKKGYSGTAIFTKQKPISESYGLGIDEHDHEGRVITLEFEKYYMVCVYTPNSKRELERLDYRMVWEDDFRAYVTKLNEQKPVVICGDLNVAHTEIDLKNPKTNRRSAGFTDEERNKLTELLAAGFTDSFRYLYPDKTGIYSWWSYMRKARENNAGWRIDYFIVSNSLQDKIKQAGIHNEYFGSDHCPVSLQLDL